In the Candidatus Omnitrophota bacterium genome, CTTTTATAGCAAGGCCAACAGGTGCTGAGAATTCTCCTAAACCATCGCCTTTCTTCCCAAAGGAAAATTTTGGAGACAGGTTGCCATCGGGATTGATTTTTAAGGTCTGAATACGGTGGTTACCAGTATCAGCGACATAGAGACAGTTCCCTTTTATAGCAAGGCCA is a window encoding:
- a CDS encoding 6-bladed beta-propeller, which encodes GLAIKGNCLYVADTGNHRIQTLKINPDGNLSPKFSFGKKGDGLGEFSAPVGLAIKGNFIYVGDTGNSRIQVLEIKY